The following are from one region of the Acidobacteriota bacterium genome:
- a CDS encoding TonB-dependent receptor plug domain-containing protein, translating into MVRVAGDNGLRIACVGVLCLLAGIGPAAAQDDAGSIWGVVSDQLGGLLPGVTVTARHAATGLARSAVTSEDGDYEIARLPAGDYEVSVFLPGFRADPTAARVAEAETIVDFTLAIAPLAETVTVTRSEQGLGDVANAVAVLGSEALGFTERKASLDEALCGVPGLTVQNRRDYGLTGGIALSVRAPPSEPMLGIRGLAVVQDGIPLTTTDGTTEPGSVDLGSVRRIEVIRGPSSVLYGNAAGGVINLVTEIDPTRRLTLRPDLQWGSYGYQRQRRPSPPSSRGRRTSGAGSTTSWTRRGSAAASSACAG; encoded by the coding sequence ATGGTTCGCGTCGCCGGTGACAACGGTCTCCGGATTGCCTGCGTGGGTGTGCTGTGCCTCCTTGCCGGTATCGGGCCGGCGGCCGCGCAGGACGACGCCGGGTCGATCTGGGGAGTCGTCAGCGACCAGTTGGGCGGCCTGCTGCCCGGCGTGACCGTCACCGCGCGGCATGCCGCAACCGGCCTGGCGCGCAGCGCGGTGACCAGCGAGGACGGCGACTACGAGATCGCGCGGCTGCCCGCGGGAGACTACGAGGTATCCGTCTTCCTGCCCGGGTTCCGCGCCGATCCCACGGCAGCGCGGGTCGCCGAAGCGGAGACGATTGTCGACTTCACCCTGGCCATCGCGCCGCTGGCCGAGACCGTCACCGTGACGCGGTCGGAGCAGGGCCTGGGCGACGTGGCCAACGCGGTGGCGGTGCTGGGGTCCGAGGCGCTCGGCTTCACCGAGCGGAAGGCGTCGCTCGACGAGGCGCTGTGCGGCGTGCCGGGCCTGACCGTCCAGAATCGGCGCGACTACGGGCTGACGGGCGGCATCGCGCTGAGCGTCCGCGCCCCGCCCTCCGAGCCCATGCTCGGCATCCGCGGATTGGCCGTCGTCCAGGACGGGATTCCGCTGACCACCACCGACGGGACCACCGAGCCGGGCAGCGTCGACCTCGGGTCGGTGCGGCGCATCGAGGTCATCCGCGGCCCGAGCTCGGTCCTGTACGGGAACGCCGCCGGCGGCGTGATCAACCTGGTCACCGAGATCGATCCGACGCGGCGGCTGACACTCCGCCCCGACCTGCAGTGGGGCAGCTACGGCTACCAGCGACAGAGACGCCCATCACCGCCGAGCTCGCGCGGTCGCCGGACGAGCGGGGCGGGTTCAACCACGAGCTGGACCCGGCGCGGCTCCGCAGCCGCGAGTTCGGCGTGCGCGGGCTGA
- a CDS encoding TonB-dependent receptor, with protein sequence MGQLRLPATETPITAELARSPDERGGFNHELDPARLRSREFGVRGLIEPARLQYEVAAYRSRLLSQIVAIRPSAVALYYVNAGETARNGVELSLGWRPAARFEAQLAYTHQDFVFRRYVLGDVDYSRKREPGAPPGRLFAGVDYAAPFHLQASASVRWVDEYFVSNANEAAATNWAYTVVDLRFGWVGQVGGVDVQPFAGIDNLFNERYNASGLINHFSRRYYRPSPGREIYVGFTLGGGLR encoded by the coding sequence GTGGGGCAGCTACGGCTACCAGCGACAGAGACGCCCATCACCGCCGAGCTCGCGCGGTCGCCGGACGAGCGGGGCGGGTTCAACCACGAGCTGGACCCGGCGCGGCTCCGCAGCCGCGAGTTCGGCGTGCGCGGGCTGATCGAGCCGGCCCGGCTGCAATACGAGGTCGCCGCCTACCGCTCGCGCCTGCTGAGTCAGATAGTGGCGATCCGTCCCAGCGCCGTTGCGCTCTACTACGTCAATGCCGGCGAGACCGCGCGCAACGGCGTCGAGTTGTCGCTGGGCTGGCGGCCGGCGGCCCGGTTCGAGGCCCAGCTCGCCTACACCCACCAGGACTTCGTCTTCCGCCGATACGTGCTCGGGGACGTCGACTACTCGAGGAAGCGCGAGCCCGGTGCGCCGCCGGGGCGCCTGTTCGCGGGGGTCGACTACGCGGCGCCGTTCCACTTGCAGGCGAGCGCGTCGGTGCGCTGGGTCGACGAGTACTTCGTCTCCAACGCCAACGAGGCGGCGGCAACCAATTGGGCCTACACGGTGGTCGACCTGCGCTTCGGATGGGTCGGACAGGTGGGCGGCGTCGATGTGCAGCCCTTCGCGGGCATCGACAACCTGTTCAATGAGCGCTACAACGCATCAGGCCTGATCAACCACTTCAGCCGCCGGTACTACCGGCCCTCGCCCGGCCGCGAGATCTACGTCGGGTTCACCCTCGGTGGCGGCCTGCGTTGA